CAGTGCCAGCAGTCTCCACAGGCTCTTTGCCGGTATGCACGTGCGCTGCAATGCATAAGCAAAGCCATAGGCGAGCGGAATCACAATCAATGTGGTGGTAACGCCGACAGCCAGACTTCGCAGCGTCTGTTGCACGAACCAGGGTTGTAGAACAATCGAGTTGATGAGCGAAAGACCAAGCCAGTTGCCCCCGGAATCAAACAACGCCCGCAACAGAATGGCCACCATCGGCCAGGCCAGAAAAATCAGGAGCCAGAGCAGCAATGCCCCGAGTACTCCGGTGAGAATCCAGCGATCAACAGGTTTGCGCGGAACCGGTCTGGCCAGAAGGTGCACACTGTGCATGAGCGGCCTTGTGGCGGTGCTAACCATAGGCAATCAGACTGTTTGCCGGCAGATGGACAGAACACTCCTGGCTGCCGTTCAGATGGTCCGCAAGACTGGCATCGTTGGCTGGTACCCAGGCGCGAAGGCATTGTTCCGGCAGGCAGGCCAGTTTGAGCGTGACCCGGAAATGCGTTCCGAGAAATACGGTCTCGGAAATCCGGACATTCAACGTGTTGGGGGCGATGTCACGCGAAGGGGCAATGATCTGGATCGATTCTGGCCGGATGCAGAGTCTGCCGCTCGTTGCAGGCGGGACTGCGCCTCCAAGGCTCAGGATGTTGTTGCCGACCCTGACTCGGGAGGCATCAACCCGCTCATAGGGCAGCCAGTTCGCGTCGCCGACAAACCCGGCCACAAAGTCGTTGCCGGGCGACCGGTACAGTTGCTGGGCGTTACCGATCTGGCGAATGGCGCCAGACTGCATCACTGCAATGCGATCAGCCATGGCCATGGCTTCATGCTGATCATGCGTCACCATGACCGTTGTGACGGATAGCTTCTTTTGCAGTTGTCGAAGCTCTGATTGCAGGTGTTCACGAACCTTGGCGTCCAGTGCCGACATGGGCTCATCTAGCAACAGCAACGATGGTGCAGGTGCGAGCGCGCGGGCCATGGCGACCCGCTGTTGCTGTCCGCCAGAGAGCT
This sequence is a window from Orrella marina. Protein-coding genes within it:
- a CDS encoding putative 2-aminoethylphosphonate ABC transporter ATP-binding protein, with protein sequence MHNPFLSIKGINKQFGDVVALDNVSLDVAQGELVCLVGPSGCGKTTLLRVIAGLEKQDSGTLNLDGRDISHLDPQQRDYGILFQSYALFPNLTVSQNIAFGLSQRRTDRSKVTARVREMLEMVGLPGMEGRYPGQLSGGQQQRVAMARALAPAPSLLLLDEPMSALDAKVREHLQSELRQLQKKLSVTTVMVTHDQHEAMAMADRIAVMQSGAIRQIGNAQQLYRSPGNDFVAGFVGDANWLPYERVDASRVRVGNNILSLGGAVPPATSGRLCIRPESIQIIAPSRDIAPNTLNVRISETVFLGTHFRVTLKLACLPEQCLRAWVPANDASLADHLNGSQECSVHLPANSLIAYG